The following are encoded in a window of Peromyscus leucopus breed LL Stock chromosome X, UCI_PerLeu_2.1, whole genome shotgun sequence genomic DNA:
- the LOC114687563 gene encoding EKC/KEOPS complex subunit LAGE3-like → MQDPSGNNGCRTDGEEEDGQHTARTPHAQASSQISEAENDHGNSPHESQPQDSGSQAAQGSLDSRSPVEARVVAEEAAIAPQGEQAPIIPGPSGDAATTAGSRLLEFSVTVPFRTAVEANIACRSLASNVQHQQVMVQQEFTVNDTTLTVRWTTEDPVLFRTSINAFLDQLSLVMRSVPRPVFMAVFKQGRGRNNEL, encoded by the exons ATGCAGGATCCCAGCGGGAACAATGGTTGCAGAACAGATGGTGAAGAAGAGGACGGCCAACATACAGCCAGAACCCCCCATGCCCAAGCTAGCTCACAGATTTCTGAAGCCGAGAATGACCATGGTAACTCCCCTCATGAAAGTCAGCCACAGGATTCTGGTAGCCAGGCTGCGCAAGGCAGCCTTGACTCAAGGAGCCCTGTAGAGGCAAGAGTAGTGGCAGAAGAAGCAGCCATAGCTCCTCAGGGCGAGCAGGCACCAATTATACCAGGACCCAGTGGAGATGCTGCAACAACAGCTGGAAGTCGACTCCTGGAGTT TTCTGTAACAGTGCCATTCAGGACTGCTGTGGAGGCAAACATAGCATGCAGATCCCTCGCCTCAAATGTCCAGCACCAGCAAGTGATGGTTCAGCAGGAGTTCACCGTGAATGACACTACTCTGACTGT TAGGTGGACCACTGAAGATCCTGTTCTCTTCCGAACATCCATCAATGCCTTCCTTGACCAGCTCTCCTTGGTGATGAGGAGCGTCCCACGCCCAGTGTTTATGGCTGTTTTCaagcaaggaagaggaagaaataatgaaCTTTAA